The segment tattaaccatgaaccaggtcaacaaatctgcaatctgacttAAACAACTAATTTATAGAAGTAGATTAGGTAGAGGGACCTTAAACCTTAGCGATTCTGTTGTGATGTTGCCCCCATTAAAAATATTCCGTACTGTGCTTTTTTCAGAGCGTCTGGCTGAAGGAGAGTTCATCAAAGGAGTAATTGAAAATGATAATGCGATGCGTCTCATCCACTACGAACCAATCAAAGAATAGAAGaccttttcagttttttttcccccttgttTCCCAGCTCATGTCCTGTAAATAAACCTTATACGTCCTTTTTCAAAGATGGTACTGGAATGGTCAAATATTTGAATTAGAGGCCTAGGTTATGATTCAAAACTGTTCATAAGGAATAATAatttacattacaaaaacactacatTATGCAGAATTGTGATATtggcatttagaggcaaaaattACAGACTAACTTGTAAATAAATGTCGCGGTGTTTTCTGGTCATACGGTTGGTGTCTGTTGTTTAGTTTGATACAAGTTTTCAACACTGGTGAAAGTTAAACTGTTTTAGTCAATGGTAAGTAACATGGTTGTATTTGTTCTGTCGTTTCAACACTTCTGAGATATGTAACAGATTTAAATAAAGCCTTTGTTTCAATTAAAAAAGTGTTATCTTTTTAAACCtttactagttcattttaagcagtttTCCGTGGTccatagttattcctcacttacctcatcgcattccatcctaattattcacagtgatgagtttataagggcaGAGTGGATATTTGTCATGACGGCAAAGCTAACGCCAACTAGCcaattatctatctatctatctatctatctatctatctatctatctagcatgctaacacacacttcctgaccATGAAACAGAGAGtatgcagcagacttattttgacctcaagagatgctaatataatatatctgcactgggacaTGACACATTGTGCTCAGATAAAGGGGATTCAGGCCCTTTAAGCAGTCGACTCTTCAGTCTGCACCAAAGTCTGGAGCTTTACGGACATTATGAACTGAATctcaattttaaatatatattccaCATCTATTGCCTTTGATCCAGATTACACACTTcaacactttatgaagatgtgagtctggtctccagatgaagctctgtgcagatgggagtgattgacaggtggattagccagtcagggaCATGCAGGGTCCGTCTTTATGGCTTTGGCTTATGGCAAATACGACTGTTTACAAGGAaaacagaaaggaaaaaatattacaGGGGAATCAAAAAAATTCAGAATcattaaactgttaatctgaggtgagaataattagattttatttgtaaatcatagttgACCAGTGAGCGTGATATTGCCTTACTAGGTATCGAGTgggaaccagactgatatcaatctggtcCCCGTTCGATATCATTCTGAACTTGCCAGACAAACATCCAGTAACGACATCACATGCACATTGCATTAGTTGATTTTCCTTAAATGTTGTGCCTTTGTGCTCCTCTTCTGACTAACCTTggttttctgctccccctctctgctctctgcccCTCGGCATCCCCTCCATCTTCACTCATTCTATGTCTTCTTCAGTCCAACTCAGGATTACACATAATCTTCTGTTCGACATCGGCGTGCAGACTTTTCAAATCTCTATAATCTTGCCATTTCCATGACTCCGATGCATCTGTACTGTGTGTTTATTATAAGACTTTCAGACACACATAGTGTCTGTGTAAAGTCAAACACAACATCTGTGTGACACGACAAGACAATGTGCTCAAATGAAAACACACGGAAATGTGGattgtttaaagtaaaaatgtttcaTACAGTATATTGTATGATGTTctatgtaaaataatgaaacaaaaatcacatcATTCTAGTTTAATGAAGCTTTCAGAATACTATATATAATTAACTATTCTGATAAATGCACAGGTTTTGATCTGGCTTATGGTTAATTTTTCTGTAATTACTTGGCCTtgccacataaaacaaaaactgttatGAAGTTCTTCTCTGCCAATTATAATGAAaacgttttagttttttttttcattatggtcTTATAACACGGTGGCAAACATTTGTCTAGCCTCTATTCTAATctcattatattattaattaacCGACTCAAAAGGACGTAGGTGTGGCTGGCCAGACAAGGTAAAGGTTTGTTGATTGACAGAACTTCAAACCATGAGATTAATATGGAAAATGTGTAATCCATAAAAAAATAGGAGGTTCTTTTGATGTGGATCTTCAAATCTATttgatatattaaaaaaacagtgaatcacaCATTGAGCTTCACAGGCCCCTTCATCTTCACCAACTTCTCTGAACACAACCTATCCATTGTAATTAGCCTCCCAAAAGGTTCAAAGGTCCTCACAATGGCGTCCATACAGGAAATTAAAACAGGTTAATTCTGGATAATATCAGCTCCGCCACGAGGCACTGAGAAACGCCAGACAATACATGTATTTACTGTATGTCCAGCGTATGTGGTACATGTTTGCACAAGCTTTACATCTGATATTGAGGACGTCCAGTTTGTTGTCCACATTCATTTGTAAAGTCTGCGTTAGTCCAGCAGCATATCAGTATATAGTCTTCATATCAGTTAATTGTTATATTATTAACAGGGAGAGTCAATTCGCTCCATCGCACCCTCCATCtcgtccatctctctctcacagtCCTCACAGCCTTCAGGTCCACATCCTCCCACCAACACCAGTGTAGGGACGTCCCCGTTTCCTACTTCCACTGCATTCCCATTGGGCGCCCAGGCCACGTCCACCATCCCATCCGGGCACTGTAATAGGCCGCTGACGGAGTAGAGCCCGCCCCCTGGGACCACATCGTCGTAGGCCGGGGCACGCGCCGCAGATCGGGCCTCCTCCAAGCGAAGTCTCTGTCTGCGGCGCATTTCGATTATCGTTTTGGTGTATGAGTTCAGAGTGACCACAGCTGCGCCCATGCAGCAGCTGAAGGACACCCAGGCCAAGCTGCAACGAGAGGACAGGGAGGTGTGGATGACATAAGATACAGAGGAATACGGCTGCACAATTTGGTGATAAAATCTAATCGTAGTTTTATGTTTCAAATCAGGATTATCAGAGAATGATTTAATGATGCGTGAAGATCAAAAATGAACTTCTAAACTAAAACGATACATACATTTAACAAGGTCTATGCTACAAGATTAGCCTTTTTATTCCACAAAAAAGACGCATTAGGGCTGAAACAAGTGCACCTTAACCTTAAATTCCACTACTTGAGTATTTCAGCCTTTGGTTTGATAATTTTGATGATACAAATTGTGTAATTGTGCAGCCCTTCTGAGGAAAACTGTATTAGTCACCTACGCAAAGGACCAGCCGTAGTCCCAGGACTGAGGTCTCCAGTCTTTGGGTCCCACAATGACGGTCATCTGAAACACTGTGGTGTACATCATATGAGCCACCATCCCCAAGAGACCTGCAGGACACCACACAAATGAGCCTGAGTATCACCGGAGtttgcaaaagacgaagtttaaatctgtcaactggacaaattgttgtaggagtgaagacgtttcgctgctcgtccaagtcgcttcttcagttcagtcaaTTGAAAAAGACAATACAAAAAtcggtcaagttacaggtcagatctgtggagagacatttCCGCTCATCCAAGTTGCTTCTTCAAAAGATCGTCTTCACTcttagaacaaaaaaaacatcttcactcctacactaatgtttgtccagttgacagatttaaacttcatcttttgctgtggatcagacctggacaactgagggtttacacagatcaCCATAgttacttaaaggtgcagtgtgtaacttttctacagaGAGATATTCCACCTGCTTGCATTTgaggagatattattgctttacctagattgttccgcagtatgacattgGACTTTAAACCACGAGTGTGATCACCGTTCCATCGATACAACCTCTAATTTGATGGTAgaatcacctgcttatctccattgTGATAgctaagttaaatgccatactgtggaacatcgtGGAACATCGTGGAACATGTTAGCATGACCCAGACGAAGTAATAACATAACCATAAATACAAGCTGGTGGCCTGCCTCACACCGCAAAGGTTTCATACTGCACTTTTCAAACAATGAGAAAGTTTCCATTAGCGTTACCTGACAGCACTGTGCAAATGGCGGCAAACGCGTTGATCTTGAGCGAGTGCATTTCTTTATGAGCGCACAGGACTTCCAGCCACATCAGTAAGAATCCCATTCCCAAAAGGCCGATGTAGGTGAACTCTGAGACCACCGACAGCCACAGCACACCTGCAACGAGCCAcgaggtgcactatgtaacttctctggggCAACGTCCGATTTCTGCTTTTCTTTATGGAGATATTacttctttgcctggaatgtttcacagtatgacattaaactgatccaTCTTCATGAAtatgccactaggccaagtcacaggtctgatctgtggagagacattCCCGctcaaagtattttttcttaTCAATTAACAGAccaaatagatacgtttaatgccttTCTGCAAGATACTCCAGGTAAAGCActaaaaagttacgtagtgcgccTTTAGATGAACATTCACTATAGCAGGTTGTTATTAAGGTTGTGCCCTGAACCACATTTTAATAGAAATTACTAGTATTGCTCAGATTAATTGAAAAAGATAATACAAAAATCGGTTAATTAATTGATAACCTACTTCCTCtagagcaggggcgtcaaactcaatttcaccgagtgccgcatcagcaaaatggtttgtctcaaatttgcgaagatataaaaaatatgtttgtgtaactgcgtaactcctgataaactgacattttaagacagtcatacatttaaatttaccttgtcgcgggccacattaaatgacatggcgggccgcatttggcccccgggccttgagtttgacacgtgctctAGAGCTTAACATTTACCGGACGTCGTTGTCAAAGTCGATCTCGTCTCATCTCCGGAGCTAAGcaggttgggcctggttagtgctGGGATGGGAGATCTTTGGGATGCAGGTGTGAAAGTGGGGCAgtctttgtgtccttaagcaagacacttctcccacaAAGCATCACTGTTATTATGAGCGTGTCTCACCTTGTGTATCTCCAGGAGTTAAATCTATAAAGCTGCGACATTTCTCTCctgaacacaaaaaaacccaaatatgGATTATAgtcttattttaatttgaatcatCTGTAACACTTTACAATAACTGCACATAATAATTGTCCTTAATAAaccatgaagaaagacttacaacaaatagtttattaagaagattcaggcttagtaactacttaatggAGGATATTTTTACCCTAACCTCTTAATTAAAGGTgttctacctgatttttactgtcttaaaagtgtaaaaataaaacaaacaaaaaacagaattggttcattttaaacggtttggaCTGGTacaaagttcattttaattattattattatttatattgcaattaaatatgtaataatatattccaaatattgcatatacatttgcctagatgtaaaaaatatggatgtGTATCtatgtatctcctgataaaatgacattttaagaccatcatacctttgagtttaccctgtcgagggccacataaaatgatgtggagggccacatttggcccccgggccttgagtttgacacatgtggtctattATAAGCCTGTCTTCACGCTTTATTAAGGCtcattaaggtgtagttattttaaagtgtaacCTAATCTTCTACTAACTGTTTTCTCACCATCATTGAGTTTCTCGCAGCTCTCCCAGAAGCCCGTGTGGAAGTATCTGAAGGCGTACTTGTCCTCTCCAGTCTCCCAGATGTAGCTCACGGCGTTGGCCATCTGCCGCTGCCTGATCCGGGCCAGCTCCTCCTTCCGGGCCGGGGACAGGGTGCGGTTGTAGGGATTCTGGGTAGGACTCTCTGTGtggcacaaaacacaaaatgatatgTCTTAATGTGTTAAAATGCCTCTCTCAATATATACAACAATTTACTCTAGCAGCATTTCATTCATATTATTAAAACGTAATAATAGTTATCTGTTTAGAGGACATGTACCtgactttttaccatgtttttgagaaagttttcttgcataagcagctcttgagatcaaaataagtccactgtgtgctgtctgcatctaattataaagtgtttaattgACAAATACTCACATATGATggtaaaactccgctctgatCTCTGAAACGCACTAATGAAGCTCATCACaatgaataatttggatgctctgAATTCATAAAACAAgtggggaataactttggaccttttaaaatgaacaaattgtcttttttcacgtttttaagactgtaaaaatcaggttcagCCACTTTTATAGTTGGttttgttgccatagcgattagcaATTCATTAGAAAATATTACATCCTTTGAATGTGAAGAAAACCCTCAAAATGCTGCACATAACGGGAagctaaaacccatgaatagtccAATAACTAGAAGATTTCCAAAGTAACATCAGGTTCAAGAGCGTAGTTACGAACAGAAATGATTAGCCTCAATGTTATAGATGTTTTTGATTGATAATTATTACGCAAATGTTATGTAATCAATAAGAAAACTGCCTCTTTTTAATCATCTCATTTCAGAATCTGAGCAGAATGGTGCATAGGCTGGAGCGCCCCTCACCTCCTGGTCTAATCCCAAACCTTAATTATGTTCACAATTTGGGAAAGGTACGAGCAAAAAGGGATTAAGAACAGCTACACTTGGGAGATTGAGTTTTTATGACCCAAAAGACGGagattattacttttttttgttatttggcaTTATAAAACAAGGCCAAATTCCATCATCTTTGGGTgtttcattgtattttattgaatttaaCTTTGTAGGTCAGGGTCAGGTCGGATCAGAACAAGTTCTCTGTTACAATAACAATTTGGTGGTTCGGCCAGAGTGAAGTTGGGTTTATAAGGGTGTGTTTATATACATATACGCACATATACAACATCAAAATCAGAAGTAAACTGGGACTATAATTGAAGATAACCCAAAATTAggccaggacgaaaccaggagtagaacaggaccaatccagactacatcaggactaaactggggtcAAACCTGGATcaaattgtgcattttttaaatttgcaattacaattttaatgcaTGGGTgggtttttaaaagttttgggTGAGTTTTTGAAAGTTTGCAGTGAGTCCGATGGAGGCTAAAcaaggtctgaaacaggtctcaAAAGATTTAAACATGTACGGAGTTATACTTAATAAGAAAATGGAAATACTACACTTCCATACACgtcgagactaaaccagaaacttagggtgtgtttagtcctggtttagtcctggtctagtccagggttATCATAGTTCCAGGTTTAATCACAGTTTAATCCtaattttaatgttgtgtttgtgtaaatgtgaacTTACTAACAACTAAAAATGGACGAAAAgaggatcaaaccaagtctaaacctggacttaaccaATACTAAACCATAACCAAACCCGTCCAAGTGTGAAGCGACGCTCTGTGTGATGTAAAGTATTTCCCCTGCGTACCTGTAGTGTAAGGCTCGCTGTTGTTCTGCCCACAGTTCTTCATCTTGACGGGCGAGAGACACAGAGGCTTCACCACTTTATGCGTCCCCTCGCACCAGTAGGACGTGCACAGGGCGAGGATggacagagccagagccagagaggtcaaggtgagggagaggagggagcgagCACGGCGAGACAAACGCTCCAACATGACCAAcacagaggtgaggagagacGCCACAAATGTACTAATAGACACTCTGTATAATAACTTTTTTACTATCTGTTATGCACTAGTGTACGCTGTGtgcttctttcatttatttatttatttattcgagCAGATTAATTAAcacataatgcacatttcacatattttttcttatttaatctcaaaaaggagtgggaagaagaaactCATTAAATCCCACCCTCCTTCTttaataagtacattttatatttaatttaaataatcattctgaagtaacagtagtgctgctttataatattattaatattatcagTAGTAAATAAAGAGGAGTGACCTGGATAATTGATCATAATCTAATAACTACTGTTTGAATATAGCATCTGATTTGTAATGTTTAactgaataataatgaaaacttaaaatattacacaaatatggtattttaaaaaacaaaatcatgtcTGAAGTTGCAAGAAACGCaaacgtttttttctttttcaacaaGTCTAGAACATGCAGCTTATTACTTTCTAAACTTTTAAAtaagtactgctactgctatctGGTACAACTACAATATGGTTTCCGAAAAGTACTCAGTTTCTTCATTAAGTTGTTCTGCAAAATGTAACtcaatactgttacttcaaagcAATAAGAATCaggtacaaaataataataaaaatatactgtGAGGAAATTACTTTTAGATTATTAGATTATTAGATGGTTAgtttcttcaaaaagttactctacaaaatgaaactgaactACTTCCTTAagttatttcaaaacaataagaagaagaatcagGTACAAGTGCAAATCCAGTGTCCAAAAAGTACTCTTAGAAGTACAGTTGGATGTTTAATTTCTTCTAAAAGCTACTCTACAAAATGTATATCATTGCTACGCACCTCTCCCAGAGCAAGACAAGGCACAAAGGCGAGACAAGAGTGAACGTTTAGGCCAAAAACACATGGAGACGATGGCGGGGTCAGGAGGTAGGACCAGATCTGCAGATAAAACCAAAACTACGAGACAGATGCTTCGGGAGGGTTTAAGACCAGATGAGCCGCCAGGTTTAAATGAAACGCAGGGGTCAGAGTAATTAAAgcaagagaagaggaagaggaggaggaggatagagagaTTGGGACACTGCACAACAGACAGATGGAGCGAAAAAGTGAACAAGACCAGATTTAGGTTGACCACGAGTTGTGCCAAGGGGAAACAGTGGGATTGGAGGGACTTGCAGTACGTTGGCCAGACAGCTGTAGTGTATGATCCTGTTACTGAACTTTACGAGATGCTGCAATGAATCTAATGAGGTCAAAGATTTAGCAGAATTttgagtacatttaaaaaaaagattgcGAAATATAATGCGCCACTGctaaacattttactttttaaattaagtCTTTACAGAGGTTTcgtttaaacataaaaagtggTTTAATATGTCATTTAAAATAAGTCTCTTTGCTATTTTTTGCCGTTTTTTTGTGCCTTTTTCAGAGTTTTTTAAAATTCTGTTTGctgttaagtttgtttttgtattttatttaatttcttcaCAGCATGCTAAAAGAAATATATCATTACTAAACTATAAATAACTATTAATCAAAGAAATTATGAGTCATTTCCAAACAAAACTACACACACGCGCTTGAGAACGTTGCATTTTCAAACAGTTTAGTactaaaatagttaaataatcagattttttatggttaaattttgtttatgttcaaaATACACACATCAAATATGTGAAAATGGCTCCACTTATGTAATCAAAATGCTCTGCGGTGCTACTCGATCCACACGAtgacactgttttttttaatagcacGTACATTTCCTAAACGTTTAAGCCTGGCCGTGCTGCTCATTGTAAATGAGGCAGGGGCGTTGTAATTATACGGGGTAACTGCGATATTACTTTTTGATGAAATTATGGCTCGAGCGCACATATAAATGAAAATCTTCTGTTGTAATCCCACTCACGCTGCTATAATCTGTTTATGTTAGGTGTGTTCTAGTGAGAAGCGCTGCAGCTGTCTGTCCATGTTCTCCCACTGACCACAGCCTctgcaaaacacaaaagcatTAAACACATAACTTTCTCATATAAAAACAGCACTGGTGGGttcgctacctgcttgtccctgtggagatgttattgctttgcctggaatgttcccacaatatggcattaaacttacttttctccatggagacagaccgGTGACAACATCAGACCGGCTTCAAGTGAATTCAGTTTCtttttgtaaagctcaaaatcacaacagcagtttcctcGTACAGCTTAACAGGGTCATTGATTTAAGCaacagaaaaatagaaaatccaacagtgaaacagacaagCGGATTAACTAACATTCATAAGAAAACACGCAAAAGTTGCAGGTcacatctgtgaagaggcaatccCATTaacagtaagaaagcatgtcGTTTGTCAAGGTTTTTTTGAGGaataatttaatgtaatttaataaatgtttaatgttttaatactgtagatcattccaggcaaagaaatcacatttttatggaGCTCCCAACCATAAAAGTTATGTAGTGGGTTtcatatgacatcacagcattgtTATAGCGTCCTATAATATTTAATGTAAACGGAGAGAGGTAAAACGATTGTCCAGATGCAGATTTAGGTTTTCAGTTCCTCATTTCTTTACTTGTCGTATTAGAGACCCTGAACGTCTCTTCAAATTGCAGTAGCACCCTGCCCACATCTGTAGAATATAACATGTTAAAGGTCAAGAACATACGGTAATATAGGAGTGTGCAATATAGACACAAatgtattatgttttaaatgtccttATGACTCTATAAAATGCACCAAAATATCTCTTGATTCCCATGTTTGGGGTTTGCTCTGCTGGTTTGTTTTAGTGCaatcattttttatattatagatTATATATTCAGTATTAAAATTGTATACATCTGCAAAATAGCATTTATGATGTAATATTTATGTTCCACATCTAATTTTTATGGATTTTGtgttaattataaaaataatactacAATCAATGAAGGAAACTGGCCATTGCGCCTTAACAAACAAGTTCATACAGTTCATATTTttggtaaacaaacaaacatatgatTAGATAGAAGAATAACAGATGTAACAGATGTTTACAAGTATTTGATATAATCCACACAAAGATTACCAAGAAAGAAATAATTAAattgatgtaaaagtaaaagcagctGGACACAGTCAGGAAGCAACAAAGTCAACACACACCTACCTTGTTAATGTTCAAAATTATTCCAAAAAATAAGAATTATAAAAGAAGAGTCCACAAAGTACAGCATTCCTATTTGATAATTCTTGATcggaaaaagaaaaatcacaaattcCTTAAATATTTTAGCTCCTCATCGCTCGTGTGGGTCCTCTCAGTTTGGTTGGTTGAGCATCAGTGACCTCTACCTCCAGAGCTGCACTTTAATCCTTCAGTTCAAGAGTCGCGAGAGCAGTGGACACAGCACCAGCACTTCAGACGGCAAACTACCAACCACCAAtactcttcttctctctttttctgtgttTCTTAGGCTGCTAACCGACCCTGAACAGTATAATCCCTCTAAATCCATCTGCATTGCCCCCCCCTCCTATTCCCTGGCAGTTTTCATGCATAGTTCATACATACTAAAAGCAGAGGTGGTACAGCGCtcacttacttttacttcagtaactttttaataaaattgtacCCGAGTAACCCGAGACAgcatatttttactcctacttgagtaatatttaagtgtaacagtactcttccTTGAGTAAAAGCTGTGGCATAagctttattttgacaatatgaaattatttgaacatttgtgtttcagacATGATTTCGTTTGTGTCATGAGTTCtgtatcctttgaaaataccagattttgtgcattatgtaatgttttatttttacaattacttcaaaatataaagCAGATGTTACGTCCAGATGGTCAACAACTACTCTGTACTTCTAGTTGAGTAAGACTATAATACTTTAGTGCAATTTTTGACAACTCTACCTGCCTGTGACTAAAAATTAAAGGGGTTTAACAAAGTGCCttaaagcagtggttctcaaagtgTGGTACGTGGGCTTCTTCTGGTGGTACTCATGGTCTGCTGCAGTTTCTGTCTGTATTTTAATTAGATGTCATTTCTCTCATGCTACAGTTCTGCATTTGATGGAAGaaattgtgaataaaaaaaatctaaatatacaaaaaaaaaaaacaatctcttTTCCCTTCATAAAAACATTCAAGAAACTGTTTACAATAATTTATTTACATAAATCTatatacataaaaatgtaatgaggGTTTGTCAAAAAAGCAAATTATAAAGAACACAGtgttatttaagaaaaaaaagaaaaacagaaaagaaaactgCTATCCCCAGGCTTGAGATTTACAATAATTAAGAACCAGCTTTCCATCACTTCCAAAACactgcaaaagacaaaattaattgttgaaaaataaaattaaggcaagcaaaatatcacatttgtcTAATACAAtcataaaacacacatataaaaaggtgttttttatatgtttattatttaataattgcAGTATCTATCT is part of the Periophthalmus magnuspinnatus isolate fPerMag1 chromosome 16, fPerMag1.2.pri, whole genome shotgun sequence genome and harbors:
- the si:ch211-149k23.9 gene encoding germ cell-specific gene 1-like protein; the protein is MLERLSRRARSLLSLTLTSLALALSILALCTSYWCEGTHKVVKPLCLSPVKMKNCGQNNSEPYTTESPTQNPYNRTLSPARKEELARIRQRQMANAVSYIWETGEDKYAFRYFHTGFWESCEKLNDGEKCRSFIDLTPGDTQGVLWLSVVSEFTYIGLLGMGFLLMWLEVLCAHKEMHSLKINAFAAICTVLSGLLGMVAHMMYTTVFQMTVIVGPKDWRPQSWDYGWSFALAWVSFSCCMGAAVVTLNSYTKTIIEMRRRQRLRLEEARSAARAPAYDDVVPGGGLYSVSGLLQCPDGMVDVAWAPNGNAVEVGNGDVPTLVLVGGCGPEGCEDCEREMDEMEGAMERIDSPC